A single region of the Musa acuminata AAA Group cultivar baxijiao chromosome BXJ1-11, Cavendish_Baxijiao_AAA, whole genome shotgun sequence genome encodes:
- the LOC135586009 gene encoding protein OXIDATIVE STRESS 3-like — protein sequence MDEEEDLESMSSSLCGEEGDSDEESREDATSSSSSFSFSPPSCTPSSDDQVEEGPLFEMSSLISLLPVKRGLSKHFEGKSQSFTSLDKVRCMGDLAKPGRSSKRRLGSCKSYGGGLNSSHKAALSLMSSSRIITKKASSLQSARRHRDREASQDRHFCLLNVLKNNELE from the exons ATGGATGAGGAGGAAGACCTCGAGTCCATGTCTTCGTCCTTGTGTGGTGAAGAGGGTGATTCTGATGAGGAATCGAGGGAGGATGCGACGTCCTCGAGCTCATCTTTCTCCTTCTCTCCGCCGTCATGCACGCCGTCGTCGGATGATCAAGTCGAAGAGGGGCCTCTCTTCGAGATGTCTTCCCTCATTTCATTGCTTCCTGTCAA GAGAGGGCTGTCAAAGCATTTTGAAGGGAAGTCACAGTCCTTCACATCTCTTGATAAAGTGAGGTGCATGGGAGATCTTGCCAAGCCTGGGAGATCATCCAAGAGAAGACTCGGCTCTTGTAAGAGCTATGGAGGAGGATTGAACAGCAGCCACAAAGCAGCACTGTCTCTTATGTCTTCCTCAAGAATCATCACAAAGAAGGCTTCTTCACTCCAAAGTGCAAGGAGGCACAGAGATCGAGAAGCCTCTCAGGACAGACATTTTTGTTTGCTCAACGTTTTGaagaacaatgaacttgaatag
- the LOC103970151 gene encoding uncharacterized protein LOC103970151, with protein sequence MDPSASKVQKSKAATDATASKDEGSDISKYSQSVPDVGFKYGANQDGVPSAWSLHDRLLLCQGERCWLQDLTSNAPPPPTTGFQDPRDEQVNDVSRGIIDRVQLCKDERRQLQEQGLSKAEANACKKLVLDYLKIKQERKHSSAKARKGRRNSDACHIEATVEPLGQKK encoded by the exons ATGGATCCCTCTGCTTCCAAGGTGCAGAAATCAAAGGCAGCAACGGATGCCACTGCATCCAAG GATGAAGGCAGCGACATCTCCAAGTACTCGCAGAGCGTCCCCGACGTCGGGTTCAAGTACGGCGCCAACCAAGATGGGGTCCCTTCTGCCTGGAGCTTGCATGACCGACTCCTCCTCTGCCAAGGGGAACGCTGCTGGCTCCAAGATCTCACAAGCAACGCACCGCCGCCTCCAACAACAGGCTTCCAAGATCCGAGG GATGAGCAGGTGAATGATGTGAGCAGGGGGATCATTGATCGGGTACAGCTGTGCAAGGACGAACGTCGCCAACTCCAAGAGCAG GGTCTATCGAAAGCAGAGGCTAATGCCTGTAAGAAGCTTGTTCTCGACTATCTGAAGATAAAACAGGAAAGAAAGCATTCTTCTGCTAAAGCAAGAAAG GGAAGGCGAAATTCCGATGCTTGCCACATTGAAGCTACTGTGGAACCACTCGGTCAGAAGAAGTAA
- the LOC135596770 gene encoding probable adenylate kinase 1, chloroplastic, whose translation MAIVHRLLRSAAAAFSPAAAAARRGLSALAAEQTLERNVQWVFLGCPGVGKGTYASRLSQLVGVPHIATGDLVREELASSGPLSQQLAEIVNQGKLVSDEIIMDLLSKRLERGETKGESGFILDGFPRTVGQAEILEGVTEIDLVVNLKLREDVLLEKCLGRRTCSQCGGNFNIASINVDEGNGKPGMYMPPLLPPANCMSKLITRADDTEEVVKKRLHIYNELSRPVEEFYRKRGKLLEFDLPGGIPESWPKLLQALNIEDHEDKQCAVA comes from the exons ATGGCGATCGTCCATCGCCTCCTCagatccgccgccgccgccttctcTCCGGCCGCTGCGGCGGCTAGGAGGGGGCTCTCCGCCCTGGCGGCGGAGCAGACCCTCGAGCGGAACGTGCAGTGGGTGTTCCTCGGCTGCCCCGGGGTCGGGAAGGGCACTTACGCCAGCCGGCTCTCCCAGCTCGTCGGAGTCCCCCACATCGCCACCGGTGACCTCGTCCGCGAGGAGCTCGCCTCCTCCGGCCCTCTCTCTCAACAG CTTGCTGAAATTGTTAATCAAGGAAAATTGGTTTCTGATGAGATCATAATGGATTTATTGTCGAAACGCCTTGAAAGGGGAGAAACAAAGGGTGAATCAGGATTTATTCTTGATGGTTTTCCACGTACAGTTGGACAAGCC GAAATTTTGGAGGGTGTGACTGAAATAGATCTGGTGGTGAACCTAAAGCTCAGAGAAGATGTGTTACTTGAGAAGTGTTTGGGCAGAAGAACATGTAGTCAGTGTGGTGGGAACTTCAACATTGCTTCCATCAATGTTGATGAGGGAAATGGGAAGCCTGGAATGTATATGCCCCCCCTCCTACCTCCTGCCAACTGCATGTCAAAACTGATTACTCGTGCTGATGATACTGAGGAGGTGGTAAAGAAAAGATTGCATATCTACAATGAACTG AGTCGACCGGTGGAAGAGTTCTACCGCAAGCGAGGCAAGCTTTTAGAGTTTGATTTACCAGGGGGAATCCCAGAATCTTGGCCGAAGCTGTTGCAAGCACTGAACATTGAAGACCACGAAGACAAGCAATGTGCAGTTGCATAG
- the LOC135596768 gene encoding protein SAR DEFICIENT 4-like, protein MTSSPPPAPGGYAFLDAATLRRVLPLSALIPHFRSSLPALSAAVHSPPRSAFPLPSSPSDSLLLMPSWSSDPSLPYIGVKIVTSFPGNSALHRLPGVHASYSLFHAATGVPLVALDGLRLTLLRTASVSALAASLLARRDARVLVMAGAGSLAPFLIAAHRLVRPGIDRVIVWNRTPDKARILARSLQEEEGGADEAVTFEYAENLEEVVGLADVVTCATSSESPIIRGAKLKPGAHLDLVGSFSPRMRECDDEALARGRVFVDFEVAMEEAGELVGAFDRGVISPADVAGTLVELVGGAKSGRRSDDQLTVFKSVGTAVVDLLAAQLAYENFLQESS, encoded by the exons ATGACGTCTTCGCCTCCACCGGCTCCCGGCGGCTACGCCTTCCTGGACGCCGCCACTCTTCGCCGTGTCCTGCCCCTCTCCGCCCTCATCCCCCATTTCCGCTCCTCCCTCCCCGCCCTCTCTGCCGCCGTCCACTCCCCTCCCCGCAGCGCCTTCCCCCTCCCCTCCTCCCCGTCTGACTCCCTCCTCCTCATGCCCTCTTGGTCCTCAGATCCCTCCCTCCCCTACATCGGCGTCAAGATCGTCACCTCCTTCCCCGGCAACTCCGCCCTCCACCGCCTTCCCGGCGTCCACGCCTCCTACTCCCTCTTCCACGCCGCCACCGGCGTCCCCCTTGTCGCCCTAGACGGCTTACGGCTCACCCTCCTCCGCACCGCCTCCGTCTCCGCCCTTGCTGCCTCCCTTCTCGCCCGCCGCGACGCCCGCGTCCTCGTCATGGCCGGCGCCGGCTCCCTCGCCCCTTTCCTCATCGCTGCCCACCGCCTCGTCCGCCCCGGCATCGACCGGGTCATCGTCTGGAATCGGACCCCCGACAAAGCTCGGATCTTGGCTCGGAGTCTGCAAGAAGAGGAGGGCGGAGCGGATGAAGCCGTGACCTTTGAGTACGCGGAGAACTTGGAAGAGGTGGTCGGGCTGGCGGACGTGGTGACCTGCGCCACGAGCTCGGAGAGCCCCATCATCCGAGGGGCAAAGCTGAAGCCCGGGGCGCATCTGGATCTAGTGGGTTCGTTTAGCCCTCGGATGCGGGAGTGCGACGATGAGGCGCTGGCTCGGGGAAGGGTTTTTGTGGATTTCGAGGTGGCCATGGAGGAGGCGGGGGAGTTGGTCGGCGCGTTCGACAGAGGTGTCATCTCGCCGGCGGATGTGGCTGGTACGCTGGTGGAGTTGGTTGGTGGGGCAAAGTCTGGGCGGAGGAGCGACGATCAATTGACCGTGTTCAAATCTGTGGGAACCGCAGTCGTCGACCTCCTTGCTGCTCAACTGGCGTATGAGAACTTTTTGCAAG AATCATCATAA